One Malania oleifera isolate guangnan ecotype guangnan chromosome 10, ASM2987363v1, whole genome shotgun sequence genomic region harbors:
- the LOC131165282 gene encoding pentatricopeptide repeat-containing protein At2g26790, mitochondrial translates to MWVSSTRLVYCKKFIKHCQFIQFKRFSALAQRNPSSSDSSSDERTVCCVSKDDGGDHFSELDTVRIVEILYNLKMEPYLALSFFRQLKERGFWHNVGTYVAIIRILCYWGFERKLDSILMEVIGMREDQLGFKISDLLGALAEELEGEQSNLLVRAFSALIKAYVSVGMFDEAIDVLFQTKKRRFVPHILSCNFLINRLVECGKVDVAVAIYQQLRRLGLTPNEYTYAIVIKALCKKGSLEEAVNVFQEIEEAGVTPNAFAYSAYIDGLCSHQRSDLGYEVLQAWKGANVPIDTYAYCAVIRGFCNEMKLNAAEAVLLDMDKEGIAPDVYCYAALIRGYSKSGNLLQALALHSDMVSKGIRTNCVILSSILQCLCDMGMASEAVDQFKEFKDLGVFVDEVCYNIAVNALCKLGKVEEAAELLKDMKGKQMVPDIMHYTTLISGYCLQGKLVDALNIFSKMEEMGFKPDIVTYNVLAAGFCRNGLAQKAFDLLDHMETQGLTPNVVTHNMVIEGLCIGGKVKEAEKYLYNLEDKCLDNYSALINGYCEMYHTREAYELFVRLSKKGVLVRRNSYYRLFSNLCMDADNVRALMLLETLLVLGVVPSKNMYSKLIGALCQTGDMSKARSLFNSLIGRGQTPDVFTYTIMINGYCRANCLWDACDLFNDMKERGIKPDVVTYTVLLDGHTKLNLGRACFTLDGGVSKEATMHPSAFWDEMREAGIQPDVICYTVLIDRHCKMDGIQDAVTIFHEMINAGLEPDTVTYTALISGYCRKGDVDKAVTIFNEMSSKGIMPDTRTMLALHQGILKARKLKFRE, encoded by the coding sequence ATGTGGGTTTCATCAACCAGGTTGGTTTATTGTAAGAAATTTATCAAACACTGCCAATTTATCCAATTTAAGCGATTTTCGGCGCTTGCCCAGCGGAACCCTAGCTCGTCTGATTCAAGCTCTGACGAACGAACTGTTTGTTGTGTCAGCAAGGACGATGGAGGCGATCATTTTTCTGAATTAGATACAGTTAGAATCGTTGAAATCTTGTATAACTTGAAAATGGAACCCTatcttgctttgtctttctttcgACAATTGAAAGAGCGCGGGTTCTGGCACAATGTTGGAACGTATGTAGCAATTATTAGAATACTATGTTATTGGGGTTTCGAGAGGAAGTTGGATTCTATACTGATGGAAGTTATTGGGATGAGAGAGGATCAGCTGGGTTTCAAAATTTCAGATTTGCTTGGAGCTCTTGCAGAGGAACTTGAGGGCGAGCAGTCAAACTTATTGGTTCGAGCATTTAGTGCATTGATAAAGGCTTATGTTAGTGTTGGTATGTTTGATGAGGCCATTGATGTGTTGTTTCAAACAAAAAAACGGAGGTTTGTTCCACATATTCTTTCATGTAATTTTCTTATTAATAGATTGGTTGAATGTGGCAAAGTGGATGTGGCTGTTGCCATTTATCAACAGCTGAGGCGACTGGGGTTGACCCCGAATGAATACACTTATGCTATTGTTATCAAAGCGCTTTGTAAGAAAGGAAGTTTGGAAGAAGCGGTTAATGTGTTTCAGGAAATTGAAGAGGCTGGGGTGACACCAAATGCCTTTGCTTACTCAGCATATATTGATGGTCTGTGTTCACATCAAAGGTCAGACTTAGGTTATGAGGTGCTGCAAGCTTGGAAAGGGGCAAATGTCCCAATTGATACTTATGCTTATTGTGCTGTGATTCGGGGGTTTTGTAATGAGATGAAGTTGAATGCAGCAGAGGCTGTCTTGCTTGATATGGACAAAGAAGGGATAGCCCCTGATGTATATTGCTATGCTGCCCTGATTCGTGGTTATTCCAAGAGTGGTAATTTGTTGCAAGCTCTGGCTCTTCACAGTGACATGGTGTCAAAGGGTATTAGGACTAATTGTGTCATTTTGAGTTCGATTCTTCAGTGTTTGTGTGATATGGGCATGGCTTCTGAAGCAGTAGATCAATTTAAAGAGTTCAAGGACTTGGGGGTTTTTGTTGATGAGGTTTGCTACAATATTGCAGTGAATGCTTTGTGCAAGCTTGGAAAAGTTGAAGAAGCCGCAGAATTGCTTAAAGATATGAAGGGAAAGCAGATGGTTCCTGATATCATGCACTACACTACTTTGATTAGCGGGTACTGTCTCCAAGGAAAGCTTGTCGATGCATTGAATATATTTTCGAAAATGGAAGAAATGGGTTTTAAGCCTGATATTGTTACTTATAATGTACTTGCTGCTGGATTTTGCAGAAATGGTCTTGCACAAAAGGCATTTGACCTTCTTGATCATATGGAGACACAAGGTTTGACACCCAACGTCGTTACCCACAACATGGTCATTGAAGGCTTGTGTATAGGAGGCAAGGTGAAGGAAgctgaaaaatatttatataatttggaAGATAAATGCTTGGATAATTATAGTGCCTTGATTAATGGGTACTGTGAAATGTACCACACGAGAGAAGCCTATGAACTTTTTGTTAGGCTGTCTAAGAAAGGAGTACTAGTGAGAAGAAATTCGTACTATAGACTGTTCAGTAACCTTTGTATGGATGCCGATAATGTCAGAGCTCTCATGTTGCTTGAGACATTGTTGGTTTTAGGTGTGGTCCCTAGCAAAAACATGTACAGCAAACTCATAGGTGCTTTATGTCAGACAGGCGATATGAGTAAGGCTCGTTCATTATTTAATTCCCTGATTGGGAGAGGGCAAACTCCGGATGTCTTTACATATACAATAATGATAAATGGGTATTGCAGAGCCAATTGCTTGTGGGATGCCTGTGATCTTTTCAATGACATGAAGGAGAGAGGGATTAAACCTGATGTTGTCACTTACACAGTTTTGCTAGATGGTCATACAAAATTAAATTTAGGAAGGGCTTGTTTCACTCTGGATGGTGGGGTAAGCAAGGAAGCAACAATGCATCCCTCTGCTTTTTGGGATGAAATGAGGGAGGCAGGAATACAACCTGATGTTATTTGTTATACTGTTTTGATTGATAGACATTGTAAGATGGATGGGATTCAGGATGCTGTTACCATCTTTCATGAAATGATTAATGCAGGGCTGGAGCCTGATACTGTGACATACACAGCTCTTATTTCTGGATACTGTAGAAAGGGAGATGTGGATAAGGCTGTAACTATTTTTAATGAGATGTCATCGAAGGGCATAATGCCAGATACTCGTACCATGTTGGCATTACACCAGGGTATTCTAAAGGCCAGGAAATTGAAGTTTCGGGAGTAG